A genomic stretch from Phoenix dactylifera cultivar Barhee BC4 unplaced genomic scaffold, palm_55x_up_171113_PBpolish2nd_filt_p 001691F, whole genome shotgun sequence includes:
- the LOC103697927 gene encoding F-box protein At5g49610-like, with translation MVRCVAKLTDDLMVEILSRLPTKSFFRFQCVSKSWLALSSDPYYQNNFPRAASGLFVNVPYGDMTVYRHRRRIQYISLSNSDDDLAIDTSLSFLRKLWNMEVISSSNGLLLCRSWVREIDSISPLIYGDFHAISLYVCNPATREWAVLPEEDDIYGYLALGFEPRLSHHYHVLRFGGDDDGIPRFRIFSTRTNQWVESEVSYGRTYNSLQATFTNGIFYVAYGLNQVWGIDPEGKVCHRIELPESDGMDCLGHSGGYLHYMLRSKGKIKVWMLKDYCHVDWIFKHCINVRAMLQKHGIPETPYVYVTEFHPDVDAIFLRIDDNIFSYHLNSGRLEEVYNLPDTSGLECVAYSPTNRRGLGDEVV, from the coding sequence ATGGTTCGCTGTGTTGCCAAACTGACAGACGATCTCATGGTGGAGATCCTTTCTCGTCTGCCGACCAAGTCCTTTTTCCGGTTTCAATGCGTCTCCAAGTCCTGGCTCGCCCTTTCCTCTGATCCCTACTATCAGAATAACTTCCCTCGTGCTGCATCTGGCCTCTTCGTCAATGTCCCTTATGGAGACATGACCGTCTACAGGCATCGGAGGCGTATCCAATATATTAGCCTCTCAAACAGCGATGACGATCTTGCCATCGACACCTCTCTCAGTTTCTTGCGCAAGTTATGGAATATGGAGGTGATCAGCTCCTCCAATGGGCTGCTCCTCTGCCGCTCGTGGGTCCGAGAAATCGACTCCATATCTCCTCTAATCTATGGCGACTTCCACGCTATATCCCTCTACGTCTGCAATCCCGCCACTAGAGAGTGGGCTGTCCTCCCTGAAGAAGATGATATCTACGGGTACCTTGCTTTGGGCTTCGAACCTCGCCTCTCCCACCACTACCATGTCCTCCGCTTCGGCGGCGACGACGACGGGATCCCTAGGTTTAGGATCTTCTCGACTAGGACAAACCAGTGGGTGGAGAGCGAAGTCTCTTATGGCAGAACGTATAACAGCCTACAGGCTACTTTCACCAATGGGATTTTCTATGTTGCATACGGTCTAAACCAAGTCTGGGGAATTGATCCAGAGGGAAAGGTTTGCCACAGAATCGAGCTGCCTGAGTCCGATGGCATGGACTGTCTTGGACACTCAGGGGGTTATTTGCATTATATGCTGCGAAGCAAGGGTAAGATAAAGGTGTGGATGCTTAAGGACTACTGTCATGTCGATTGGATCTTCAAGCATTGCATTAATGTCAGAGCTATGTTACAGAAACATGGGATCCCTGAAACACCTTATGTTTATGTCACAGAATTTCATCCAGATGTGGATGCTATTTTCCTTCGAATAGATGACAACATCTTCTCATATCACTTAAATAGTGGTAGATTGGAAGAAGTCTACAACTTGCCTGATACAAGCGGTCTAGAATGTGTTGCGTATTCACCCACTAATCGAAGGGGTTTGGGCGATGAGGTTGTCTGA